The nucleotide window TGCTGCCAAGCACGGCCGTACCCAACAAAACAACAAAGCTGCACATAGGCAGCATAAAGCCCACCACCACGCCGATCAACACCCAAAAAGGGGTGCGGCTGCTCGTGTCCTGGGGCGTTCGGGCGGCTCGTCGTGGTGTGGCGGTGAATACGGCAGGTGCTTCCTCTGGCATATCGTTCAAATCTGTCATCGTTGTCTCCTCATCTTAGGGTTCATATGTTTTTAACCTGGTGAGATTGGACCAATCTGGAAACTCCAAAGTTAATTGCATACGAACCCTTAAGACACTCATTATATCGTTGAACCCCGAAGGGCAAAGAAAACTTGTCCAATTCTTAAACTGTGCTATCATCCCGCACTCGTTGCACAGCAGCAAAAAATTGAATGTTCGCTGCTTTCCGCTCTTGACTTGATCAAGGGCATCACTCGCCCGAGTAATTCCACGGAAAGGAGGTTTATAGCAACATGCGCGAGTACGAGATCACCCTTATTTTACAACCAAAGTTAGAGGAGGCGCCCCGCAAGGAATTGTTGGAGCGTGTTTTGGGTTGGATCACCAACGGTCAGGAAGACGCCGAGCCACCGGTTGTGAACCATTGGGGCAAACGCTTCATGGCTTACGACATCAGGGATTTTCAAGAAGGCTACTACGTCTTTTATGAAGCCAAGATGGATCCCGCCCAGATTACGGAACTGGAACGCAACTTCCAGTTTGCCGAAGACATTTTGCGCTATCTGGTCATTCGCAAAGAAGCGTAATGGATCGGTTAGGCCGGGCAGGTTTCTGAAAACCTGTCTGGCCTGGCACAGACGCAGGGTATGAACAAAGGTTTAAACAAAGTTCTGTTAATCGGTCAGGTGGATGGGGAGGTGGAAATTCGCCGACTGCCCAACGGCCGTCCGGTTGCCGCGTTCACCCTGGCTGTGCCCCGTAATTGGACCTCGACCGAGGGGGAACACTTTGAAGAAACGGAATGGTTTAACATTGTGGCCTGGGGGGGCCTGGCAGAGATTTGTGAAAAACGAATCAGCAATGAGAGCCAGGTTTACCTCGAAGGGCGTCTGCAGACCCGCAGTTGGGATGATACGGCCGGCCGCAAGCATTTCCGCACCGAAGTTGTTGCCCAGGAGCTTATCACTTTATCAAATTGATGTGACATAAAAACATACGCAGTCTGTTATCGTGAGAGGCTGGCTGCGATTGGAGGTTTGCCATGACTTATCAAGGTCAGAGTCAAAATCAAGGCCAGGGACAAGGCCAGGGACAAAACCGCAAACGGTTTGTTCAGCGCAAACGTGTTTGCGAATTTTGCGTGCAAGGCGGCGATTTTATTGATTATAAAGACGCCGAAAATCTGCGTCGTTACGTGACCGAATTTGGCCGGATGCGGCCGCGCCGCCAGACCGGCACCTGCGCCAAACATCAGCGTGGGCTGGCTGTGGCCGTGAAACGCGCCCGCCATCTGGCGCTGCTGCCTTTTGCTGTCGAATAATCTGCACCCAACAACCAGGCCATGAGCAAAAAAAATACGACAATAAAGGCGAAAGAAGAAGAATTACGCCAATCGCGTAAAGAAGTTCTGATTGCCAGAAAGCAGGCGCAGCAAACGCGCCAATTACGCATCGCCCTCGGTTTTGTCGGCGGTCTGATTGCCATCGTGCTGCTTGTGGCGGTCATTAATGAATTTTTGATTGTGCCCAACCGCACGGTCGCCACCGTCAATAACGATACAATCAGCCTGAAAACGTTTCAAGAGCGCGTTGCCTATGAACGCGCGCGGCGGGTGGTATTGTTAGAAGATCAACTGGCGGCCTTTGGCGGTGATGTTGGCATTATCCAGCAGTTCGCCAACCAACTGCTGGTAGATTTGTACCCGACAAATGCCGAGGCTTTTGGCGAAACGGTGCTTAATCAAATGGTGGACGACTATTTGATTGAGCAGGCGGCGGCGGAGCGGGGCATCACCGTGTCTGAAGCGGAAGTGGATGCGGAAATCGGGCGGTCGTTTAACTTTTTTGATGGTGGGCTGCCCACGCCATTCCCCACAGCCACGCAAACGGCCGTGCCAA belongs to Candidatus Leptovillus gracilis and includes:
- the rpsF gene encoding 30S ribosomal protein S6, with translation MREYEITLILQPKLEEAPRKELLERVLGWITNGQEDAEPPVVNHWGKRFMAYDIRDFQEGYYVFYEAKMDPAQITELERNFQFAEDILRYLVIRKEA
- a CDS encoding 30S ribosomal protein S18, giving the protein MTYQGQSQNQGQGQGQGQNRKRFVQRKRVCEFCVQGGDFIDYKDAENLRRYVTEFGRMRPRRQTGTCAKHQRGLAVAVKRARHLALLPFAVE
- the ssb gene encoding single-stranded DNA-binding protein; this translates as MNKGLNKVLLIGQVDGEVEIRRLPNGRPVAAFTLAVPRNWTSTEGEHFEETEWFNIVAWGGLAEICEKRISNESQVYLEGRLQTRSWDDTAGRKHFRTEVVAQELITLSN